The Methanomassiliicoccus luminyensis B10 genome includes a window with the following:
- a CDS encoding PAS domain-containing protein, translating into MRSEDMEALADEERDLKKCRELYERAPVGILAIGPDLTITEANRTATEVLGLDRATLMGSHLSDLVDPASLKAMERHFHDLGREVGRGIEVLKLRSEGGRKRIIRLESVRREDGADKGFISAVSDVTERKGGKPTGPDERFRKLVESATVAISLAKDGVITYVNPEYLRMFGYDGEEELLGRHIRELFVSQHYELGKERYSRIEQGMPEALESEFIGFRKDGTTFPFHVAVARVELADGTSIAGFITDITESKRTEDALKESEAKYRGLFENMQDSVVIFRYVLNDQGDVVDWILEDANPTVLRYLGRSSIEEIRGKRASEVFDREAMSTELPIINQIKKGWTPFTIDQHIEPSSRDYILAFIPLDEERFIFTATEITERVKDKRNIEREHARLRAIMDTMPVGVAIADPSGRIVEVNRIADRIWGISTADIEMTAEGFKGLTPEAERRLRESDRVLAAAFRGERTINEEREIERADGTRATVLASAAPIKDLQGNVIGALSTAVDITERKSLERDVAEARSRAEMYLDLLTHDISNYNTAAMGYLQLAEMRMRLEESDKKYITKPLQVLRDSSELIANVRDLQKVEAGREKAEMVNVCQILKEVKEAYENPPGRDVLIDLDAPGQCQVYASALLRDAFSNVVGNAIKHSAGPVTVRIALRTFSDKGVESARISIEDNGPGIPDDRKKAIFDRSLMGLAKPVSRGLGLYLVKRLVEEYGGSVWVEDRVPGDHTKGSRFVIVLPTAFGGWSEHIPY; encoded by the coding sequence ATGCGGAGCGAGGACATGGAAGCGCTGGCCGATGAGGAGAGGGACCTGAAGAAGTGCCGCGAACTCTACGAGCGCGCGCCGGTGGGAATACTGGCCATCGGACCGGACCTGACCATCACGGAGGCGAACCGGACCGCCACCGAGGTCCTTGGGCTCGACAGAGCCACCCTGATGGGCTCCCACCTCTCCGACCTCGTCGACCCTGCCTCTCTGAAGGCGATGGAGCGGCACTTCCACGATCTTGGCCGCGAGGTCGGGAGGGGGATCGAAGTCCTCAAGCTTAGATCAGAAGGCGGCCGGAAGCGCATCATCCGCCTTGAGAGCGTTAGAAGGGAGGATGGTGCGGACAAGGGGTTCATCAGCGCCGTCAGCGATGTCACTGAAAGGAAGGGGGGAAAACCCACCGGGCCGGACGAACGGTTCCGCAAGTTGGTGGAGAGCGCGACGGTCGCCATCAGCCTTGCCAAGGACGGTGTCATCACCTACGTGAACCCTGAGTACCTCAGGATGTTCGGCTACGATGGGGAGGAAGAGCTGCTGGGACGCCACATCAGGGAGCTGTTCGTCTCCCAGCACTATGAGCTGGGGAAGGAGCGCTATTCCCGCATCGAGCAGGGAATGCCTGAAGCGCTGGAGAGCGAGTTCATAGGATTCAGGAAGGATGGCACCACCTTCCCGTTCCACGTCGCCGTCGCCAGGGTCGAGCTGGCCGACGGAACGTCCATCGCCGGGTTCATCACCGACATCACCGAGAGCAAGAGGACCGAGGACGCGCTGAAGGAGAGCGAGGCCAAATACCGGGGCCTGTTCGAGAACATGCAGGATTCGGTGGTCATCTTCAGGTACGTGCTGAACGACCAAGGGGACGTGGTCGATTGGATCCTCGAGGATGCCAACCCCACCGTTCTGAGGTACCTGGGGAGAAGCTCGATAGAAGAGATCAGAGGGAAGAGGGCGAGCGAGGTCTTCGACCGGGAGGCGATGAGCACCGAGCTGCCCATCATAAACCAGATCAAGAAGGGATGGACCCCTTTCACGATCGACCAGCATATCGAGCCGAGCTCCCGGGACTACATATTGGCGTTCATACCGCTGGACGAGGAGCGGTTCATCTTCACGGCCACGGAGATCACCGAGAGGGTCAAGGACAAGAGGAACATCGAGAGGGAGCATGCCCGTCTCCGGGCCATCATGGATACCATGCCGGTGGGGGTCGCCATCGCCGACCCCAGCGGCCGCATCGTGGAGGTGAACAGGATAGCGGACAGGATCTGGGGCATCAGCACCGCTGACATCGAGATGACCGCCGAGGGCTTCAAGGGCCTCACGCCGGAGGCGGAGAGGCGGCTCAGGGAGAGCGATCGCGTCCTGGCCGCGGCGTTCAGGGGCGAAAGGACCATCAACGAGGAGCGAGAGATCGAGCGCGCCGACGGCACCAGGGCGACGGTCCTTGCCTCCGCCGCTCCCATCAAGGACCTCCAGGGGAACGTCATAGGCGCGCTGTCGACGGCGGTCGACATCACCGAGAGGAAGAGCCTGGAGAGGGATGTGGCCGAGGCGAGGTCAAGGGCGGAGATGTACCTTGACCTTCTGACCCATGACATCAGCAACTACAACACCGCCGCCATGGGGTATCTGCAGCTGGCGGAGATGAGGATGCGGCTGGAGGAGAGCGATAAGAAGTACATCACCAAGCCGCTCCAGGTACTGAGGGACAGCTCCGAGCTAATTGCCAATGTAAGGGACCTGCAGAAAGTGGAGGCGGGAAGGGAGAAGGCGGAGATGGTCAACGTCTGTCAGATCCTGAAGGAGGTAAAGGAGGCGTACGAGAACCCGCCCGGAAGGGATGTGCTGATCGATCTCGACGCGCCCGGGCAGTGCCAGGTGTACGCTTCGGCCCTGCTGAGGGATGCATTCTCCAACGTCGTGGGCAACGCCATCAAGCACTCCGCCGGCCCGGTCACCGTCAGAATAGCCCTGAGGACGTTCTCAGACAAGGGCGTGGAGAGCGCCCGCATATCCATCGAGGACAACGGACCGGGCATTCCCGATGACAGGAAGAAGGCCATCTTCGACCGGAGCCTGATGGGATTGGCCAAACCGGTGAGCAGGGGGCTCGGCCTGTACCTGGTGAAAAGGCTGGTGGAGGAGTACGGCGGTTCTGTGTGGGTGGAGGACCGCGTGCCCGGGGACCACACCAAGGGATCGAGGTTCGTGATCGTCCTCCCCACGGCGTTCGGCGGCTGGAGCGAGCACATCCCATATTGA
- a CDS encoding methyltransferase family protein: MIGEDVWSHFGMWWAVVAWIAIYGVFILFIPFYKKSQWKPAGTFAAFVVAFAIEMFGVPFSMYAIGWALGTQLPEGIFWGHTLQQYLGDAGSWIGALVSLAGAALVVMGWRSIHKNYWSKEAGRGRLVTGGIYSAIRHPQYAGFFLITLGMMIGWATLPLIGLYALLLFLYVRLAKREERDMENEFGEEYSMYRKRTKMFIPYVY; this comes from the coding sequence ATGATCGGAGAGGATGTATGGTCTCATTTTGGTATGTGGTGGGCCGTGGTGGCGTGGATCGCCATCTACGGTGTGTTCATACTGTTCATACCGTTCTACAAGAAAAGCCAGTGGAAGCCGGCGGGAACCTTCGCCGCCTTCGTCGTGGCGTTCGCGATCGAGATGTTCGGGGTGCCCTTCAGCATGTACGCTATCGGCTGGGCGCTCGGAACGCAGCTCCCCGAGGGCATATTCTGGGGGCATACTCTGCAGCAGTACCTCGGTGATGCCGGGAGCTGGATCGGCGCTTTGGTGTCCCTGGCGGGTGCAGCCCTAGTGGTAATGGGGTGGAGGTCCATCCACAAGAACTATTGGAGCAAGGAAGCGGGCAGGGGGAGGCTGGTGACCGGAGGCATCTACAGCGCCATCCGCCACCCCCAGTACGCCGGCTTCTTCCTGATAACCCTCGGGATGATGATCGGCTGGGCCACCCTGCCGCTGATAGGTCTCTACGCCCTGCTGCTGTTCCTCTACGTGCGCCTGGCCAAGAGAGAGGAGCGCGACATGGAGAACGAGTTCGGTGAGGAATATTCGATGTACCGAAAGAGGACGAAAATGTTCATCCCCTATGTGTACTGA
- a CDS encoding Lrp/AsnC family transcriptional regulator, whose product MDQLDRKLLRILERDARITYRELSEKLGISIPSVQKRMVSLEGSGRILGYSAHISLLALGGSMVVIQGRSEADFAPDVVDELGKSDSVMTVMCGNQNDLVIGVFLRDLSELDTIVSYIREVGKVPDPEVLMVTPGSDITCTRGGGAGGEPQLSDLTALDLRIIWALHKNARRSISDVAEDIGISSKTVSRRLGRMVESGAIDFHVMALPNLDEDLMTVLHLRIGPDAPRQSVIRKVRDLPGDFIDEDLSFSNEPDLIMFVLFTQNLSELKDLLHQVRKIEGVVKISHDVILYQQYFGTWRDRLLAERVRSILSRNVRDGSPGPE is encoded by the coding sequence ATGGACCAGCTGGACAGAAAACTCCTGAGGATATTGGAAAGGGATGCCAGGATAACCTACCGAGAGCTGTCGGAAAAGCTCGGCATATCCATACCCTCGGTCCAGAAGAGGATGGTATCTCTGGAGGGGTCCGGTCGCATCCTCGGCTATTCTGCTCATATCAGCCTCCTGGCGCTGGGCGGCTCCATGGTCGTCATCCAGGGCAGATCCGAGGCAGACTTCGCCCCGGACGTGGTCGACGAGCTGGGCAAGAGCGACTCGGTCATGACCGTGATGTGCGGGAACCAGAACGACCTGGTGATCGGCGTCTTCCTTCGGGACCTGTCCGAACTGGACACCATAGTGTCGTACATTCGGGAAGTAGGGAAGGTGCCGGACCCCGAGGTCCTTATGGTCACTCCGGGATCGGACATAACCTGCACCAGGGGCGGAGGCGCGGGAGGCGAGCCGCAGTTGTCCGACCTCACCGCCCTGGACCTCCGGATCATATGGGCCCTGCACAAGAACGCCCGCAGGTCCATATCGGACGTGGCGGAAGACATCGGGATCTCCTCGAAGACCGTGAGCCGCAGACTTGGCCGGATGGTGGAAAGCGGGGCGATCGATTTCCATGTCATGGCCTTGCCCAATCTGGACGAGGACCTTATGACCGTGCTCCACCTGCGCATCGGCCCGGACGCCCCGAGGCAGAGCGTCATACGGAAGGTCCGCGACCTTCCCGGGGACTTCATCGACGAGGACCTCAGTTTCTCCAACGAGCCTGACCTGATAATGTTCGTACTGTTCACCCAGAACCTGAGCGAGCTCAAGGATCTCCTTCATCAGGTCAGGAAGATCGAGGGCGTGGTCAAGATCTCGCACGACGTCATCCTCTATCAGCAATATTTCGGAACTTGGAGGGACCGGCTACTGGCCGAGAGGGTCCGAAGCATCCTGTCCAGGAATGTCCGGGATGGTTCTCCTGGTCCGGAGTAG
- a CDS encoding uroporphyrinogen decarboxylase family protein: MSSKELVQAAVRREEVDRVPVAPPFQGYWALALAGVKVKESIDNPIRAARAQIQAVGACGFDAMGVMWDWLAPAEALGCEVKVPEHGTIMTWTPVVEDRSSLDRLRIPDPGEDYRLKAAFETSELLINELGKEKYLMASLAAPFTLAGELRGVGKLMMDTILDPDMARDVINFSTETTIVYLEEMVKKDIDAIILSDPTASGALVSKEDFGRFSQPYLKECGKRIKNSGKHFIVHICGDTGDRLEHVADVGADVFSVDYQLDIATAMRALGSRQAILGNVKPAQTLLGGTPEDVRRESLECIQKGGRRGFILGAGCDIALGTPLENVRVWHDVVRRAR, encoded by the coding sequence ATTTCATCAAAGGAACTTGTCCAGGCGGCCGTAAGGAGAGAGGAAGTGGACAGGGTGCCCGTGGCCCCGCCATTCCAGGGATACTGGGCCCTCGCTTTGGCAGGCGTCAAGGTGAAGGAGTCCATCGATAATCCGATCAGAGCGGCCAGAGCTCAGATACAGGCGGTGGGGGCGTGCGGCTTCGATGCCATGGGGGTCATGTGGGACTGGCTGGCGCCGGCCGAGGCCCTTGGTTGCGAGGTGAAAGTACCGGAGCATGGCACCATAATGACCTGGACCCCCGTCGTGGAGGACCGTAGCTCCCTGGACCGGCTGAGGATACCGGACCCCGGAGAGGATTACCGTCTGAAGGCGGCTTTCGAGACCTCCGAGCTCCTCATTAACGAGCTGGGAAAGGAAAAGTATCTGATGGCGTCGCTCGCTGCCCCCTTCACCCTGGCCGGGGAGCTGCGCGGCGTGGGGAAACTGATGATGGACACCATACTGGACCCTGACATGGCCAGGGACGTCATCAACTTCTCCACGGAAACGACCATAGTGTACCTGGAAGAAATGGTCAAAAAGGACATCGACGCGATAATCCTGTCCGACCCCACCGCTTCGGGGGCCCTGGTCTCCAAGGAGGACTTCGGAAGGTTCTCCCAGCCGTACCTGAAGGAGTGCGGCAAAAGGATCAAGAACTCCGGGAAGCACTTCATCGTACACATATGCGGGGATACCGGCGACCGCTTGGAACATGTAGCGGACGTTGGAGCGGATGTCTTCTCTGTCGACTACCAGCTCGACATCGCCACGGCGATGAGGGCCCTCGGGTCCAGGCAGGCCATACTGGGGAACGTCAAGCCGGCCCAGACCCTGCTTGGCGGGACTCCGGAGGACGTCCGGCGGGAATCTCTGGAATGCATCCAGAAAGGAGGGAGGAGAGGGTTCATCCTCGGCGCAGGCTGCGACATTGCATTGGGCACCCCGCTGGAGAACGTGCGGGTGTGGCATGACGTAGTGAGGCGGGCCAGATAA
- a CDS encoding radical SAM protein: MDTDALLEQVLDGRSISRGEALALINGVKVGTKEMYLLMHAADSLTRMTFDNRGEVHAQIGVNIGPCPKNCGFCVFGERHGLAPKPVELSPEEVVKRARTAQKEGANAIYLMTTADYDIDRFLSTGREVRNAIDVKMPLVANIGDFNTEEANELVDAGFTAVYHVVRLREGVDTEVDPEERLRSIAAAKAAELDISYCVEPIGPEHSSEEIMESMFRGRDLGVAIQATMRRIPIAGTPLFGNGQISEIEQAKVTAVARLAMKDIYAMGVHEPNAPSLLSGANMIYAETGSNPRDIAEDTREGRGRSVAACKRMLQEAGFKTFDGPAPSLQGWLRE; encoded by the coding sequence ATGGACACAGACGCGTTGTTGGAACAGGTGCTTGATGGGCGAAGCATTTCTAGGGGCGAGGCCCTGGCTCTAATCAATGGAGTCAAGGTCGGAACGAAAGAGATGTATCTGCTAATGCATGCTGCGGACAGCCTGACCCGAATGACGTTCGACAACCGAGGCGAGGTGCATGCCCAAATAGGCGTGAATATAGGTCCATGCCCCAAGAACTGCGGGTTCTGCGTCTTTGGGGAGAGACACGGTCTGGCACCTAAGCCCGTCGAGCTCTCTCCCGAGGAGGTGGTAAAAAGAGCAAGGACAGCCCAGAAAGAAGGGGCGAACGCCATCTACCTGATGACTACCGCGGACTACGATATAGATCGCTTCCTCTCTACCGGCCGTGAGGTTAGGAATGCTATCGACGTCAAGATGCCCCTGGTGGCGAACATCGGCGATTTCAACACGGAGGAAGCGAACGAGCTGGTGGATGCAGGCTTCACCGCCGTCTATCATGTGGTACGGTTGCGCGAGGGCGTGGACACTGAGGTTGATCCAGAGGAGCGATTGAGGTCTATAGCCGCGGCCAAGGCCGCAGAGCTGGACATTAGCTACTGTGTAGAACCGATCGGCCCCGAACATTCGTCCGAGGAGATCATGGAATCGATGTTCCGGGGCCGGGACCTCGGCGTGGCAATCCAGGCGACCATGCGTCGCATCCCCATAGCCGGTACGCCGCTCTTCGGGAACGGACAAATCTCAGAGATCGAGCAGGCCAAGGTCACTGCGGTAGCAAGGCTGGCGATGAAGGACATCTACGCCATGGGCGTGCACGAACCGAATGCGCCCTCCTTGCTCTCCGGCGCCAACATGATCTACGCAGAGACCGGCTCAAACCCTCGCGATATCGCCGAGGACACCAGGGAGGGAAGGGGACGGTCCGTGGCAGCGTGCAAGCGGATGCTTCAGGAGGCTGGCTTCAAGACCTTCGACGGCCCCGCCCCCTCGCTGCAGGGTTGGCTGAGAGAGTAA
- a CDS encoding ZIP family metal transporter: MMIDLYGLDPIVLALLASLFTWGMTALGAAAVFLVRDMNRRKLDIMLGFAAGVMIAASFWSLLLPALEMTGAEGFQACVPVVIGFLAGGFTLYGLNRALPHMHIGDGEPRVEGPRSHLRRTTLLVIAITMHNVPEGLAVGVAFGAIVSGDGMGAAIALAMGIGIQNFPEGFAVSAPLHGEGCSKLKSFWYGQLSGMVEPIAAVAGAVLVIAAQPILPYALAFAAGAMIFVVGEEVIPESRLHGSSDLPTISLLIGFVIMMMLDVTFS; encoded by the coding sequence ATCATGATTGACCTCTACGGACTGGACCCGATCGTATTGGCACTGCTTGCCAGCTTGTTCACATGGGGCATGACCGCCCTTGGGGCCGCCGCGGTGTTCCTGGTACGTGACATGAACCGCCGCAAGCTGGATATCATGCTGGGGTTCGCCGCGGGCGTCATGATAGCTGCCAGCTTCTGGTCGCTGCTCCTCCCGGCCCTGGAGATGACGGGGGCCGAGGGATTCCAGGCCTGCGTGCCCGTGGTCATCGGGTTCCTGGCGGGAGGCTTTACGCTGTATGGGCTCAACCGGGCCCTCCCTCACATGCATATCGGCGACGGGGAGCCGAGGGTCGAGGGGCCCAGGTCACATCTCAGAAGGACGACCCTCCTGGTGATCGCCATCACCATGCACAACGTCCCCGAGGGGCTGGCGGTCGGAGTGGCCTTCGGCGCGATCGTTTCGGGGGACGGGATGGGAGCCGCCATCGCCCTGGCCATGGGCATAGGGATACAGAACTTTCCAGAGGGGTTTGCCGTTTCCGCCCCGTTGCACGGGGAAGGATGCTCTAAGCTGAAGAGCTTCTGGTACGGCCAGCTCTCGGGCATGGTCGAGCCGATCGCCGCGGTGGCGGGAGCGGTCCTGGTGATAGCTGCCCAGCCAATACTCCCCTACGCTCTGGCCTTTGCGGCGGGCGCGATGATATTTGTGGTCGGCGAGGAGGTCATACCCGAATCCCGCCTGCATGGAAGCTCGGACCTGCCGACGATAAGCCTACTAATAGGGTTCGTGATCATGATGATGCTGGACGTCACGTTCAGCTGA
- the pyrG gene encoding glutamine hydrolyzing CTP synthase, with protein MKYIFVTGGVISGLGKGITASSIGRLLKSRGLRVTAIKIDPYLNIDAGTMNPFEHGEVYVLNDGGEVDLDLGNYERFLDIEVSSDHNLTTGKVYRSVIEKERIGEYLGKTVQIIPHITNEIKGHIIRVAEGTGADVCIVELGGTVGDIESMPFLEAVRQMNTDMGRGANCIYVHTTLVPMLGTVGEQKTKPTQHSVKELRAIGIQPDIIVARACEPLEYSIKRKISLFCDVPLEAVVSCPDAKSIYEVPVILEEQGLTDYILKRLSLEAQTKDLRDWREFLDRILYPANTVRVAIVGKYTHLADAYLSHLEAFHHAGAELGTRVECRFFDSEKVEQDGISKELASADAILIPGGFGSRGIEGKIITARYARENSIPYLGVCLGFQIATIEIARDVLGMAGAHSTELDPDTPYPVVDLLPEQKGVTSKGASMRLGAQKVLVAEDSKAHELYDSTEIWERHRHRFEVNPEFIPALESCGWKFTGRSEDGVKMEIGEMEGHPYFVASQFHPEFKSRPGKPSPLHLGLVKAALKHRAKCAEKTNGF; from the coding sequence ATGAAATATATTTTCGTCACTGGGGGTGTCATTTCCGGATTGGGAAAGGGCATCACCGCTTCTTCGATCGGCCGGCTTCTCAAATCCCGCGGCCTGAGGGTCACGGCCATCAAGATCGATCCCTACCTGAACATTGACGCCGGCACCATGAACCCGTTCGAGCACGGGGAGGTCTATGTCCTCAACGACGGCGGCGAGGTGGACCTGGACCTAGGCAACTACGAGAGGTTCCTGGACATCGAGGTCAGCAGCGATCATAATCTCACCACCGGCAAGGTCTACCGATCCGTCATAGAGAAGGAGAGGATCGGGGAGTACCTCGGCAAGACGGTGCAGATCATCCCGCACATCACCAACGAGATCAAGGGACATATCATCAGGGTGGCGGAGGGCACCGGGGCCGACGTGTGCATCGTCGAGCTCGGCGGCACGGTGGGCGACATTGAGTCTATGCCTTTCCTGGAAGCGGTCCGGCAGATGAACACCGACATGGGGAGGGGGGCCAACTGCATCTATGTCCACACCACCCTCGTGCCCATGCTGGGGACCGTCGGCGAGCAGAAAACGAAGCCAACCCAGCACTCGGTGAAGGAGCTGCGGGCCATCGGCATACAGCCGGACATCATCGTGGCCAGGGCCTGTGAGCCATTGGAATATTCCATAAAGCGCAAGATATCCTTGTTCTGCGACGTTCCGCTCGAAGCGGTGGTGTCCTGTCCCGACGCCAAGTCCATCTACGAGGTCCCGGTCATACTGGAGGAGCAGGGTCTGACCGACTATATCCTGAAGCGCCTGAGCTTGGAAGCGCAGACCAAGGACCTCCGGGACTGGAGGGAGTTCCTGGACCGCATCCTGTACCCGGCCAACACCGTAAGGGTCGCCATCGTGGGAAAGTACACCCACTTGGCCGACGCCTATCTCTCGCATCTTGAGGCGTTCCACCACGCCGGCGCCGAACTGGGGACCAGAGTGGAATGCAGGTTCTTCGATTCCGAGAAGGTAGAGCAGGACGGCATCAGCAAGGAGCTGGCCTCGGCTGACGCCATCCTCATCCCCGGAGGCTTCGGCAGCCGCGGGATAGAGGGCAAGATCATCACCGCGAGGTACGCCAGGGAGAACAGCATCCCCTATCTGGGGGTGTGCCTGGGGTTCCAGATCGCGACCATCGAGATCGCCCGGGACGTGCTGGGCATGGCCGGTGCGCACTCCACCGAGCTGGACCCCGATACGCCGTACCCTGTCGTCGACCTGCTTCCCGAGCAGAAGGGCGTGACCAGCAAGGGCGCGTCCATGCGCCTGGGCGCCCAGAAGGTGCTGGTGGCCGAGGATTCCAAGGCCCATGAACTGTACGACAGCACCGAGATATGGGAGAGGCACCGCCACCGCTTCGAGGTGAACCCGGAGTTCATCCCCGCCCTGGAGTCGTGCGGCTGGAAGTTTACCGGTCGCTCCGAGGACGGCGTCAAGATGGAGATCGGGGAGATGGAGGGGCATCCCTACTTCGTGGCCTCGCAGTTCCACCCCGAGTTCAAGTCCCGCCCGGGGAAGCCGTCCCCGTTGCACCTGGGCCTGGTCAAGGCCGCCCTGAAGCACAGGGCCAAGTGCGCTGAGAAGACCAACGGCTTCTGA
- a CDS encoding MtaA/CmuA family methyltransferase codes for MASEMTPTRRALSAVLGGRVDYVPPANPLAQTTMELMKFADAKWPNAHYDSKMMADLAAAPFEVCGIEAARPQFDISLEAEVLGCKLDWNKPDRPPVTGPAYTDPKDITWPDNLEETGRIPVVLGAIDILRKRYDGNLPIIPVLTAPFTVAGHIAGVENLVMMTVTDPDKAHKFISAATDFCIEYGRLQTAYGAHILFPADPSASGDLISGETYKEFVLPYHQKMASSISCPQILHICGNTRALLPYIRESNLDCFSFDNVPAWYVRKALGNRMSILGSLDVIDLMPNGTPEQVYARTVECIKQGVDVVGSACDVSYGTPLENLKAYVRACRETPIPDYDDIEDMVREIGAGKARQMKTESVGGSIQ; via the coding sequence GTGGCTTCGGAAATGACACCAACGCGGAGAGCGCTCTCCGCAGTATTGGGTGGCAGGGTGGATTATGTCCCTCCTGCCAATCCGCTTGCTCAGACGACCATGGAGTTGATGAAATTCGCTGATGCGAAGTGGCCAAATGCACACTATGATTCCAAGATGATGGCAGATCTGGCCGCCGCCCCGTTCGAAGTGTGCGGCATCGAAGCGGCCAGGCCTCAATTCGATATTTCGCTGGAAGCGGAGGTCCTGGGCTGCAAGCTGGATTGGAACAAGCCTGACCGGCCGCCGGTCACAGGTCCGGCCTATACCGATCCCAAAGATATCACCTGGCCAGACAATCTCGAGGAGACGGGACGGATCCCCGTTGTCCTCGGCGCCATCGACATATTGAGGAAGCGCTACGACGGAAACCTTCCCATAATTCCCGTGCTAACGGCCCCGTTCACCGTGGCGGGGCACATAGCAGGGGTGGAGAACCTGGTGATGATGACCGTGACCGATCCAGACAAGGCGCACAAGTTCATCTCCGCCGCCACCGACTTCTGCATCGAGTACGGCAGGCTGCAGACCGCTTACGGGGCCCACATCCTCTTCCCCGCTGACCCGTCTGCCTCGGGGGACCTCATCTCCGGTGAGACGTACAAGGAATTCGTCCTGCCCTACCATCAGAAGATGGCGTCCAGCATCAGCTGCCCCCAGATCCTGCACATCTGCGGGAACACCAGGGCGCTGCTGCCATACATCCGGGAGAGCAATCTTGACTGCTTCTCCTTCGACAACGTGCCCGCCTGGTACGTGCGCAAGGCCCTGGGGAACAGGATGTCCATCTTGGGCAGCCTTGACGTCATCGACCTGATGCCCAACGGCACCCCGGAGCAGGTGTACGCCCGCACCGTGGAGTGTATAAAGCAGGGCGTGGACGTGGTCGGCTCCGCCTGTGACGTATCCTATGGCACCCCCTTGGAGAACCTGAAGGCATACGTCAGGGCGTGCAGGGAAACACCCATCCCGGACTACGATGACATCGAGGACATGGTCCGCGAGATCGGCGCCGGCAAGGCTCGCCAGATGAAGACAGAGAGCGTGGGGGGCAGCATTCAATGA
- a CDS encoding cobalamin-dependent protein (Presence of a B(12) (cobalamin)-binding domain implies dependence on cobalamin itself, in one of its several forms, or in some unusual lineages, dependence on a cobalamin-like analog.), which produces MTRHLGLLAEEMLEMRTKDPERYRRLINEGMLAELGYNASNRSSKQASIDDIRNKHRPREASYAAISDAVISGKRQRVKELVEASLKQGKDPVNLVTNALMPGIQTLCELYDQGKAFVPEILMSNDAMLGGISLCQDKLGDVPRKGKVATFVAEGDLHDIGKNIVVAILRANGFEVMDLGRDVPVAKVVAAAKEHGLDMISGSTLMSTTKSGLKRTAETLEEEGIRAPIACGGAAVSKNFVETFGHAIYGRSPLDAVKIATEVCSGKDWKEVREKLR; this is translated from the coding sequence ATGACGAGGCACTTGGGCCTGCTGGCGGAAGAGATGCTGGAGATGAGAACGAAAGACCCGGAGAGGTACCGGCGGCTTATCAACGAAGGCATGCTGGCCGAGCTTGGATACAATGCATCGAACAGGTCCTCCAAACAAGCCAGCATCGATGATATTAGGAACAAACACCGCCCCCGGGAGGCATCCTACGCGGCGATCTCTGATGCGGTCATCTCCGGCAAAAGGCAGCGGGTGAAGGAGCTCGTGGAGGCCTCTCTAAAGCAGGGAAAAGACCCTGTGAACCTGGTAACGAACGCCCTCATGCCCGGCATCCAGACGCTCTGCGAGCTGTATGATCAGGGGAAAGCATTCGTGCCGGAAATCCTCATGTCCAACGATGCCATGCTGGGCGGCATATCCCTTTGCCAGGACAAGCTCGGCGATGTACCCAGGAAGGGCAAGGTAGCGACGTTCGTGGCCGAAGGCGATCTGCATGACATCGGCAAGAACATCGTCGTGGCCATCCTCAGGGCCAACGGGTTCGAGGTCATGGACCTGGGGAGGGACGTACCCGTGGCGAAGGTCGTCGCCGCTGCCAAGGAGCATGGCCTCGATATGATTAGCGGCTCGACATTGATGAGCACCACCAAAAGTGGGCTCAAGAGGACCGCCGAGACGCTGGAGGAAGAGGGGATCAGGGCACCCATCGCCTGCGGCGGGGCAGCGGTCTCCAAGAACTTCGTGGAGACCTTCGGCCACGCCATATATGGCCGTTCTCCCCTGGATGCCGTGAAGATCGCCACGGAGGTCTGCTCGGGCAAGGATTGGAAGGAGGTACGGGAAAAGCTCCGTTGA